The sequence ATCCCATAAGGTCTATGGCGACAGAGAATTAGGAAACATGGGCTTACGAGATCAACTCATTCTCGCCCATAATGGCTTACGTGAACGCATTGCTACGCGCATGCATGTCACCAACATGGTGGTGATCAATTGGAGCAAACAATTATCACGAATGGCGGAAAATTGGGCGAAATTCTGTCAGCCGTACGAGGATGACGAATGTGCTCATACGACGATGCCAATGACTGTGGAGCGTTTGCTCAATATAACGAAACAAAATCAACTGGAACCGTATATCGCAATGAATCGATTTTGTGTCAAAGCCCTTTATTTACCTTTTGAGATAATTCAAATGGCTCTTCATTTGTGGTATTTCGAAAAGGACTACATGAAAGCACCCCACCCGGAAGCCTATGAAAGTTTAAAGTTGGCTTTCCTTAGCGGCGAAAATAATTTTACACATTTGGCATATCCTCTGACTACTCGAATTGGATGCAGTGTTGCCAAGTAAGCACATTTACACCATAATTTCCGTGTGTACTTATATTtcgtgaagtaaaaagttctgaagAACTTCCACTTGATACATTTAGAGAATCATATCTCACGATGCATGCATTGTCACGCCAAATGACCATTTAAAAgtcatattcttcttcttgaatggcgcgttaaccgcttacgcgattttggccgagtttaacaaagccgtTGCAATCGTttgtttctcgtgctaaccggcgccagttagcacaCGCCGGGTaaatccaagtccttctctacctgacctttccaacgcagaagaggccgTCGTCTTCCCCTGCTACCTGCAGCTGGTACCGCagcgaatacttttagagccaaTGCaattgcatccattcggacgacatgacccagccaacgaagccgctggatctttattcgctgctttatgtctatgttgtcgtaaaactcatacagctctttgctttatcgcctgcgatactcgccgtcaccaacgtgcaaaggtccaaaaatcttctgcagaatctttctcctcaaacactccaagcgtcgcttcatcggatgttgtcatcgtccaagcttctacgccatacgataggacgggcatgatgagagccttgtagagtattagttttgtttgtcgagaaaggactttactactcaattgtctacttagtccaaggcA comes from Anastrepha ludens isolate Willacy chromosome 3, idAnaLude1.1, whole genome shotgun sequence and encodes:
- the LOC128856365 gene encoding venom allergen 5.02-like isoform X3, with the translated sequence MIWYCPTFAGPLFLLYFGLSSQRANGVFSANFCQLNCGTRVHTLCEKQESHNCNYKSHKVYGDRELGNMGLRDQLILAHNGLRERIATRMHVTNMVVINWSKQLSRMAENWAKFCQPYEDDECAHTTMPMTVERLLNITKQNQLEPYIAMNRFCVKALYLPFEIIQMALHLWYFEKDYMKAPHPEAYESLKLAFLSGENNFTHLAYPLTTRIGCSVAKYDHIFCIFCFYEPYYRHTDGVVFQYGQPSTHCPPEYPLKDLIFPSMCSRNLYLDADEESCAAGRIKASAGFSTTYYCTAIFVLIIKYN
- the LOC128856365 gene encoding venom allergen 5-like isoform X1, translating into MIWYCPTFAGPLFLLYFGLSSQRANGVFSANFCQLNCGTRVHTLCEKQESHNCNYKSHKVYGDRELGNMGLRDQLILAHNGLRERIATRMHVTNMVVINWSKQLSRMAENWAKFCQPYEDDECAHTTMPMTVERLLNITKQNQLEPYIAMNRFCVKALYLPFEIIQMALHLWYFEKDYMKAPHPEAYESLKLAFLSGENNFTHLAYPLTTRIGCSVANISPFSLRYDHIFCIFCFYEPYYRHTDGVVFQYGQPSTHCPPEYPLKDLIFPSMCSRNLYLDADEESCAAGRIKASAGFSTTYYCTAIFVLIIKYN
- the LOC128856365 gene encoding venom allergen 5-like isoform X2, with product MIWYCPTFAGPLFLLYFGLSSQRANGVFSANFCQLNCGTRVHTLCEKESHNCNYKSHKVYGDRELGNMGLRDQLILAHNGLRERIATRMHVTNMVVINWSKQLSRMAENWAKFCQPYEDDECAHTTMPMTVERLLNITKQNQLEPYIAMNRFCVKALYLPFEIIQMALHLWYFEKDYMKAPHPEAYESLKLAFLSGENNFTHLAYPLTTRIGCSVANISPFSLRYDHIFCIFCFYEPYYRHTDGVVFQYGQPSTHCPPEYPLKDLIFPSMCSRNLYLDADEESCAAGRIKASAGFSTTYYCTAIFVLIIKYN